In Falco biarmicus isolate bFalBia1 chromosome 7, bFalBia1.pri, whole genome shotgun sequence, a single window of DNA contains:
- the MESD gene encoding LRP chaperone MESD codes for MAAAAGWALLGLALWLCAAAAAGEPEGKRRAGPAKKKDIRDYNDADMARLLEQWEKDDDIEEGDLPEHKRPPAPIDFSKIDPGKPESILKLTKKGKTLMMFVTVSGNPTEKETEEITSLWQGSLFNANYDVQRFIVGSNRAIFMLRDGGYAWEIKDFLINQERCADVTLEGQVYPGKGAEENEKGKNKTKPEKAKKKKDADKKSNGIKEDNRATKQREDL; via the exons ATGGCGGCGGCCGCGGGCTGGGCCCTGCTGGGCCTGGCGCTGTGGCTGTGCGCGGCAGCCGCGGCCGGCGAGCCGGAGGGGaagcggcgggcggggccggccaAGAAGAAGGACATTCGGGACTACAACGACGCGGACATGGCCcggctgctggagcagtgggAG aaagatgaTGACATTGAAGAGGGAGATCTTCCTGAACACAAGAGGCCTCCAGCACCAATAGATTTCTCAAAAATTGATCCGGGCAAGCCTGAAAGTATCCTGAAGCTGACGAAAAAGGGGAAGACTTTGATGATGTTTGTCACTGTGTCGGGAAATCCCacagaaaaggagacagaagaaatTACTAGCTTGTGGCAGGGCAGTCTCTTCAATGCAAACTATGATGTGCAAAG GTTTATTGTTGGCTCAAATCGTGCCATCTTTATGCTACGCGATGGTGGTTACGCCTGGGAGATCAAAGACTTTCTGATAAATCAAGAAAGGTGTGCAGATGTTACTCTGGAAGGTCAGGTTTATCctggaaaaggagcagaagaaaatgagaaagggaaaaacaaaacaaaacctgaaaaagcaaagaagaaaaaagatgcagacAAGAAATCTAATGGCATCAAAGAGGACAACCGAGCAACCAAACAGAGAGAGGATCTATGA